The Hypomesus transpacificus isolate Combined female chromosome 2, fHypTra1, whole genome shotgun sequence genome window below encodes:
- the arhgef5 gene encoding zinc finger CCCH domain-containing protein 13 isoform X1 — translation MERERERRREEKRWREQEMNRLMVRTGKRGKETDRTESYGEGDRVPGPRWRETEREQRERDGRGGDGHPRGRPNSHYEFGPAREPETNRGKGDTFPRMRTKSKDRGRGMSPFIEEEEAGDAGRQRERLREMEVNDKESDRERAARRGGQRGGERDQWHREEQSRDKERGGVRVRAREEGEKNGGRPMEDGLPRQRERQRQSDSDVRERRRERDSEGNDLWSRGANGASREGPNPRQREREGRYYSPQTRRERNGENHSDRDHRERRDKMRDIKSEGDSDGERTRENVRNDRREEQRYHHSRSEGDNGSLARDRLTETERERQRWREEERKAYSERGGGRDTDRHRDREKYREGDRRERRDWGVERELERQRDAGRERPSGRPEERRRQRDPEWERAQAHVPGERGKRRERERERGSHPDRKEEDDDRMFRERRNRERDPTMEGVANRISRSPSETVRRGPPRATSSGEWSSDMEGDRRWRKDRERPGGKESEKESVAENERDEEEERRRRTRYKDTAQGDRPDRERDGEEEKKSTRSEQRKMWLEPQRGKHSNNSSVEEEFMERKRCGEENRRLQSEEKSLTEREGRALVERERRRGREKLRGEGGKARAMETEGLNVDRAEEWEGRGGTDRGEEEPLRCGDDTREERGHREEDDKHGSDGEEEGGSDRCTRRESEGGSEREGEEERERAHSLAEDGFITVSSGGDEEDEREEFEDCKEFWEGGVACDVPREAVGYKGCEGEMPLSGERERTGKWTEKAEVAVEGGGEERTEKRKEENSTYVFCLIGQTLPRSRPNRMSAQEQMEGEETNQNPGNEQHGTANEMGDPQHNDSYQDAQNERQEDGDDLHAPNQERTWVGDSHRASDPSKAEERGERGGVEAELENPYAEITLRRDLTTEALLKEWRERNTASPRQTESDREPSSHITSGPAAEAPRPGAPVSDGATLGGLSPDEQVALRIRMSGAWSLEEEAKRHSQAPHLKWAKNVVSEILGSSEDPGRDDPRAGLRAGGPAAEGGRASPVYSTIWKVGVPGRDSGAEPDQREAELRGAEEVGGMMQSRHDMHVDAHKAMHGDTPTSTHADTFTNTEREEEGRSEALDARTDVQLEPVPDDEGQRVGDPVDRGRDSQTEETKRDTDEELEYYLAVTNILYKPNSCPSLCCPCPELSIPTIQVEGEDHEGHAMREGEGNRLGNESAVGDGESAGEEEEEGEEEEEERDKMAEGFQGRGEEKNTVKNSFSFQEFRRNGIRRTTVRRKDELRGEEEGGVGRDRRTKVFPLSDEDNDEMHLSWGEADLRNATDRTTRTRRRNSKFFIDAQLYQQYSETAQNREIRQSRSDVLSASEDLPVSPAPVPPSSPAPSPASSPPPSPTPARRPLPPLPTVPHPHSLSHSGSFSSISSTVSAKSLPLPLPPHADGRPSSPRLSISLTSSPTLWQDLPGVRDSVGLAEVTDDQRRLQEVRFEVITSEASYCRSLDIVVEHFVKSKQLGALLTTQDRNWLFSRLADVRTISHRFLSKLEERVESDLLHFTVCDIIARHCQHFKMVYVPYLTNQSYQDATYQRLMEENAGFKRVVDKLERSSVCQRLPLRSFLILPFQRITRIKLLVQNIVKRIAPGTDEELHAIRAMKLLGKLIQESNDSITQMKSIESLVSLSAKVDFECRTLPLVSQSRRLVREGPATELMDFSLKETERSVYLHLFNDYLLLSLHKDGGRFTVIDHAPVSELRGENCRVKLHSLQKNLFRLHMSSKSLLLRSDTQSNKLRWISALSRPHPVIDFSAAQDFTQMQCIRAFVAQQPDGLSLEKADVILVHQQSSDGWVEGTRLSDRQRGWAPESHLETITSPRAQQRNLLDALKITTATAAV, via the exons atggagagagagagggaacggcGCAGAGAGGAGAAACGGTGGAGGGAACAAGAGATGAACAGATTAATGGTCAGAACcggaaagagggggaaagagactgACCGGACTGAGAGTTACGGGGAGGGTGACCGAGTCCCGGGTCCTAgatggagggaaacagagagagaacagagagaaagagatggaagaggTGGAGACGGGCACCCTAGAGGAAGGCCCAACTCACATTATGAGTTTGGGCCGGCGAGAGAACCGGAAACAAACAGAGGGAAAGGCGACACGTTTCCTAGGATGAGGACAAAGAGCAAAGATCGAGGGAGGGGCATGAGTCCTTTtatagaagaggaggaggcaggagatgcAGGGAGGCAAAGGGAACGACTAAGAGAGATGGAAGTGAACGACaaggagagtgacagagagagagcagcgagGAGAGGCGGGCAGAGAGGCGGCGAGAGAGACCAGTGGCACAGAGAGGAACAGAGCagggacaaggagagagggggggtacgGGTCAgggcgagagaggagggagagaagaacggAGGGAGACCCATGGAGGATGGGCTgccgaggcagagagagaggcagaggcagtctGACTctgatgtgagagagaggaggagagagcgggaCTCGGAGGGCAACGACCTGTGGAGCAGAGGAGCGAACGGTGCGAGCAGGGAGGGACCGAATCCCCGACagcgggaaagagagggaaggtatTATTCAccacagacaaggagagaaagaaatggagagaatCATTCAGACAGagaccacagagagaggagagacaaaatGAGAGACATCAAGAGTGAGGGGGACAGTGATGgggagaggacgagggagaATGTTAGAAATGACcgtagagaggagcagaggtatCATCACAGCAGGAGCGAAGGAGACAACGGAAGTCTAGCGAGGGACAGattgacagagacggagagagagagacagcgatggagagaggaggagcggaAGGCCTACAGCGAGAGGggcggagggagagacacagacagacacagggacagggagaaatacagagagggggatcgcagagagagaagagattggggggtggagagagagttggaaagacagagggatgctgggagagagaggccgagtGGTCGACCAGAGGAGCGCCGGAGACAGAGGGACCCAGAGTGGGAGAGAGCGCAGGCGCATGTTccaggtgagagagggaagagaagggaacgagaaagagaaagggggagtcATCCTGAtaggaaggaggaggacgacgacAGAATGTTCCGggagaggagaaacagagagagagatcccacAATGGAGGGGGTGGCAAACAGGATAAGTCGATCGCCGAGCGAGACAGTCAGGAGGGGGCCGCCGCGAGCGACGAGTAGCGGAGAGTGGAGCAGCGATATGGAGGGTGACAGAAGatggaggaaggacagagaaagACCTGGGGGAAAagagtcagagaaagagagcgttGCAGAGAACGAAAgggacgaggaagaggaaaggaggagaagaacaagGTATAAAGACACGGCTCAAGGAGATAGaccagatagagagagggatggagaggaagagaagaaatcTACCAGATCAGAACAGAGAAAGATGTGGTTGGAACCACAGAGAGGCAAACACAGCAACAACTCTTCCGTAGAGGAGGAGTTCATGGAGAGGAAAAGGTGTGGAGAGGAGAATAGAAGGCTGCAAAGTGAGGAAAAGagcctgacagagagagagggacgagcCCTGGTGGAACGCgaaagacggagagggagagagaagctcagaggagaaggaggaaaagcGAGGGCGATGGAAACAGAAGGCCTGAATGTTGACAGGgcggaggagtgggaggggcggggaggaACGGATCGGGGGGAAGAGGAACCCCTGCGTTGTGGTGATGACACACGAGAAGAGAGAGggcacagagaggaggatgacaAACACGGGAGTgacggagaggaagagggagggagtgacagATGTACGCGCcgtgagagcgagggaggaagtgaaagagagggggaggaagaaagagagagagcacacagctTAGCCGAGGACGGGTTCATCACAGTGTCCAGCGGaggggacgaggaggacgaaAGGGAGGAGTTTGAGGACTGCAAAGAATTCTGGGAAGGTGGGGTGGCTTGTGATGTTCCCAGGGAAGCAGTCGGCTATAaggggtgtgagggagagatgccgctcagtggagagagggagagaacagggaaaTGGACAGAGAAAGCAGAGGTTGCAgtggaaggaggtggagaggagagaacagaaaagaggaaggaagagaactCCACCTATGTGTTCTGTCTGATTGGACAAACACTGCCTAGGTCAAGGCCCAATCGGATGTCAGCACAGGAGCaaatggagggagaagagaccaATCAAAACCCAGGAAATGAACAGCACGGGACAGCTAACGAGATGGGGGACCCACAACACAACGATTCCTACCAAGACGCGCAGAACGAAAGACAGGAAGATGGGGATGATCTGCATGCTCCGAACCAAGAGAGAACGTGGGTGGGTGACAGTCACAGAGCCTCAGACCCATCGAAGGCAGAggagcgaggggagagaggaggagtagaggccGAGCTGGAAAACCCATATGCTGAGATAACCCTGAGGAGAGACTTGACAACGGAAGCGCTCCTCAAAGAATGGAGGGAAAGAAACACAGCGTCCCCCCGGCagacagagagcgacagagagccaTCCTCCCATATCACCTCCGGCCCCGCTGCGGAGGCCCCTCGCCCTGGAGCTCCTGTGTCCGACGGGGCCACCCTCGGTGGGCTGAGCCCGGACGAGCAGGTGGCCCTCCGGATCCGGATGAGCGGAGCCtggagcctggaggaggaggccaagaGACACTCCCAGGCGCCTCACCTGAAGTGGGCCAAGAACGTGGTGAGCGAGATCCTCGGCTCCTCAGAGGACCCCGGCCGGGATGATCCCCGGGCGGGCTTACGGGCAGGAGGTCCTGCTGCAGAGGGGGGCAGAGCATCTCCCGTCTACTCCACTATATGGAAGGTGGGCGTACCAGGACGCGACTCGGGGGCGGAGCCTGATCAGCGAGAGGCGGAGCTGCGAGGGGCGGAGGAAGTGGGAGGTATGATGCAGAGCCGGCATGACATGCATGTTGACGCACACAAGGCCATGCATGGGGACACGCCCACAAGCACGCATGCAGACACTTTTACTaacacggagagagaggaggagggccgcAGCGAGGCCCTGGACGCACGGACAGACGTCCAGTTAGAGCCGGTCCCTGATGACGAGGGTCAGAGGGTGGGTGACCCTGTAGACAGAGGTAGGGACAGCCAGACAGAGGAAACAAAGAGGGACACAGACGAGGAACTGGAATACTACCTGGCTGTCACAAACATTTTGTACAAACCCAACAGCTGTCCCAGTCTCTGCTGTCCCTGCCCAGAACTGTCCATCCCCACCAtacaggtggagggagaggatcaCGAGGGGCATGctatgagggagggagaggggaaccgTCTGGGAAACGAGAGTGCggtaggagatggagagagtgcgggggaggaggaggaggagggggaggaggaggaggaggagagggacaagaTGGCGGAGGGgttccaggggagaggagaggagaagaacacGGTAAAGAACAGCTTCAGTTTCCAAGAGTTCAGGAGGAACGGCATCCGCCGGACAACTGTGAGAAGAAAAGACGagctgagaggagaagaggaaggaggagttgGAAGGGACCGCAGAACCAAAGTGTTCCCTTTGTCAG ATGAGGATAACGATGAAATGCATTTGAGTTGGGGAGAAGCAGACCTGAG GAATGCCACAGACAGAACCACACGGACGAGAAGGAGGAACTCAAAGTTCTTCA TAGACGCCCAGCTGTATCAGCAGTACAGCGAGACGGCCCAGAACCGAGAGATCCGCCAGTCTCGCTCCGACGTCCTCTCCGCCAGCGAGGACCTACCCGTCTCCCCGGCGCccgttcccccctcctccccggccccctccccggcctcctccccacccccctccccaacccctgCTCGTCGACCCCTGCCCCCCTTGCCCACGgtgccccacccccactccttgTCCCACTCCGGCTCCTTCTCCAGCATCTCCAGCACCGTCAGCGCCAAGTcgctgcccctgcccctgccccctcacgcTGATGGCagaccctcctccccccgcctttccatctccctcacctcctcccccaccctgtgGCAGGACCTGCCGGGGGTCAGGGACAGCGTCGGGCTGGCGGAGGTCACAGACGATCAAAGGCGTCTTCAAGAG gtgaGGTTTGAGGTGATAACCTCAGAGGCCTCCTACTGTAGGAGCCTGGACATCGTGGTGGAGCACTTTGTCAAATCCAAACAGCTGGGGGCGCTGTTGACCACCCAGGACAGGAACTGGCTTTTCTCCCGGCTAGCAGACGTGCGCACCATCAGCCACAG GTTCCTGTCAAAGCTGGAGGAAAGGGTGGAGTCAGACCTCCTACACTTCACAGTGTGTGACATCATCGCTCGCCACTGCCAACACTTCAAAATGGTCTACGTGCCCTACCTAACCAACCAATCCTACCAGGACGCCACCTACCAGAGACTCAT GGAGGAGAACGCTGGGTTTAAGCGGGTTGTGGATAAGCTGGAACGAAGTTCTGTGTGTCAACGCCTACCTCTTCGCTCCTTCCTCATACTCCCCTTCCAGAGGATCACACGTATCAAGCTACTTgtgcag AACATTGTGAAGAGGATCGCTCCAGGGACAGACGAGGAGCTGCACGCTATCAGAGCTATGAAGCTCCTGGGGAAG CTGATTCAGGAGAGCAACGACAGCATCACCCAGATGAAGAGCATTGAGTCCCTGGTCTCTCTTAGTGCCAAGGTGGACTTTGAATGCAGG acTCTGCCGCTAGTCAGTCAGTCTCGCAGGCTGGTACGAGAGGGGCCGGCGACTGAGTTGATGGACTTTTCTCTGAAGGAGACGGAGAGGAGCGTGTACTTGCACCTGTTCAACGATTACCTGCTGCTCTCGCTACACAAAGA TGGGGGGAGGTTCACTGTGATAGACCACGCCCCCGTCTCTGAACTGCGGGGAGAGAACTGTCGGGTCAAACTGCACTCCCTTCAGAAGAACCTCTTCCGGCTGCACATGTCTTCCAAATCCTTGCTACTAAGATCAGATACTCA GAGTAATAAGCTGCGCTGGATATCAGCTCTCTCCCGACCCCATCCTGTTATTGACTTCTCGGCAGCACAAG ACTTCACTCAGATGCAGTGTATCAGGGCCTTTGTTGCCCAGCAACCAGACGGGCTGTCTTTGGAGAAAGCTGATGTCATTCTAGTGCACCAGCAGAGCAGTGATG GTTGGGTGGAGGGCACCAGACTGTCAGACAGGCAGCGAGGATGGGCTCCCGAGTCCCACCTGGAGACAATAACGAGCCCAAGAGCTCAGCAGCGCAACCTGCTGGACGCTTTGAAAATCACCACAGCAACAGCTGCCGTATGA